In one Mucilaginibacter ginsenosidivorax genomic region, the following are encoded:
- a CDS encoding glycosyltransferase codes for MASNKQIFQADTPGRWNRFKWLSRILLAFLVVGIIAVIVTIKSTYYPSLPSLDLAPKKMSKEELAQIKRSTKYRSFKIQKSEIEALERAKRQHQRKHPNNKDRLNVAFYRPWEPQAYYSLLDNMPKLDMVVSEGFSILPGVDTVITKVDTGLINVNKKYNKPIILTLSNYVNKNNQQGGYDSKDVERIIKNPALRAGFINSITNALTKYKFKGINVDLDEIKDRNSKNYITFQTELYKTLKAKGFLVTQNVVPEDEAYDIVRLQHVNDFLFIMAIDEHNELSNPGDLSNQHWVEQILDDVCSKVPSEKIILTFAGGAYDWRETSIGKSIGYQQAISTAQENQSKITFDPISANSHFAYMDKDSLDHDIYFADAATNFNVIRMADDWATGGVALWRMGTEDPRLWSFFQKNLSIDSLRKTGVDMRRLTSVGLNSRKNVEYDGDGEVLDLITTPQTGEIDVKLDTGNYTITAQTYKRLPTKYMIRKYGYKPKKVVLTFDDGPDPDYTPRILDILQKEKVPASFFVVGSMAEKNIAILRRIYEDGYEIGNHTFFHPDISTISLQRVVLELNATRKIIESVTGRSTILFRPPFNADAEPETLAEVIPVAESRRQSYITIGESIDPWDWQPGVTADSIVARTIRQAGNGSMILLHDAGGDTREETVKALPAIIHYFKTHGYEFTTIADVLDKTKDDLMPPIKDDHTGIFGPMYDVAVHGYYYFNWFLIYVFLSAIFLAIGRIVLIAILALRQNSENKKTAKLRGNNLPLPPVSIIVPAYNEEVNAVATIQSLLKTEYPVFEIIFVDDGSKDNTFAVVSAAYEGHPLVKILTKPNGGKASALNFGITHATSDFVVCIDADTQLKNDAIYHLMSYFTDEEIGAVAGTVKVGNETNIITRWQSIEYITAQNMDRRAFDLINSITVVPGAIGAFRKSAIFRAGGFTYDTLAEDCDLTMRILKQGYIVRNCAEAIAYTEAPETIDMLLKQRFRWSFGVIQSFWKNRDALFNKKYKFFGMVGMPNILIFQIILPLFSPLADLMMIFALFGEKPEKMLIYYVAFVVVDFIVGIIAFRMEKEDYRKLVYIIPQRFLWRQLMYYVLFKSMRKALKGELSGWGVLKRTGNVNVKGGQKKNNSAIYIIVTLLIIAAIVFWVVKKWYM; via the coding sequence ATGGCTTCAAATAAGCAAATTTTTCAGGCAGATACCCCCGGCAGATGGAACCGCTTTAAATGGCTCAGCCGTATACTGCTTGCATTTTTGGTAGTAGGCATAATAGCCGTAATAGTTACCATTAAATCCACCTATTACCCCAGCCTCCCAAGCCTTGACCTGGCGCCCAAAAAAATGTCGAAAGAGGAGCTTGCGCAAATCAAGCGGTCAACCAAATACAGGTCCTTCAAGATACAAAAAAGCGAAATTGAAGCGCTTGAACGCGCCAAACGACAACACCAGCGCAAGCACCCCAACAATAAAGACCGCCTGAATGTTGCCTTTTACCGTCCCTGGGAACCACAGGCCTATTATTCGCTGCTTGACAATATGCCCAAGCTGGATATGGTGGTAAGCGAAGGCTTTTCTATTCTTCCGGGTGTTGATACCGTAATTACCAAAGTTGATACCGGCCTCATTAACGTTAATAAAAAATACAATAAGCCAATTATACTCACGCTATCAAACTATGTAAATAAAAACAACCAGCAGGGTGGTTATGATAGCAAGGATGTTGAACGCATCATTAAAAATCCGGCTTTGCGGGCAGGCTTTATCAATAGCATTACAAACGCCCTAACCAAATATAAGTTTAAAGGCATTAATGTTGACCTTGACGAAATAAAGGACCGTAACAGCAAAAACTACATCACTTTTCAAACCGAGCTTTACAAAACCCTTAAAGCCAAAGGCTTCCTGGTTACCCAAAACGTAGTACCCGAAGATGAAGCTTACGATATTGTAAGATTGCAACATGTTAACGATTTCCTGTTCATCATGGCTATTGATGAGCATAATGAATTAAGCAATCCCGGCGATTTATCAAACCAGCACTGGGTTGAACAGATACTGGATGATGTATGTAGCAAAGTACCCAGCGAAAAAATTATTTTAACCTTTGCAGGCGGTGCTTATGACTGGCGCGAAACCAGCATCGGCAAATCCATTGGCTATCAGCAGGCCATCAGTACCGCCCAGGAAAACCAGAGCAAGATCACTTTCGATCCTATATCGGCCAACTCGCATTTTGCCTACATGGATAAGGACAGCCTTGACCATGACATTTACTTTGCCGATGCCGCTACTAACTTCAACGTTATCCGCATGGCCGATGACTGGGCAACAGGTGGCGTGGCGCTGTGGCGTATGGGTACCGAAGATCCAAGACTTTGGTCGTTTTTTCAAAAAAACCTATCTATCGATTCGCTGCGTAAAACAGGTGTAGATATGCGCAGACTAACGTCTGTTGGTTTAAACAGCCGTAAAAACGTTGAATATGATGGCGATGGTGAGGTACTTGACCTGATAACCACGCCTCAGACCGGCGAGATTGATGTAAAACTGGATACAGGGAACTATACCATCACAGCCCAAACTTATAAAAGGCTCCCGACTAAGTATATGATCCGTAAGTATGGATACAAGCCCAAAAAAGTTGTTTTAACCTTTGATGACGGCCCCGACCCGGATTATACTCCCCGTATTCTTGACATCCTGCAAAAAGAAAAAGTTCCGGCCTCGTTCTTCGTAGTGGGCTCCATGGCCGAAAAAAACATAGCCATCCTCAGACGCATTTATGAAGACGGTTATGAAATTGGAAACCACACATTCTTCCACCCGGATATATCAACCATCAGCCTCCAACGCGTGGTACTGGAGCTAAATGCTACACGCAAAATCATTGAATCGGTTACAGGCCGTAGTACCATCTTGTTCCGCCCGCCGTTCAATGCTGATGCCGAGCCCGAAACCCTGGCCGAAGTAATCCCTGTTGCCGAAAGCCGCAGGCAAAGCTACATCACCATTGGCGAATCTATTGACCCCTGGGATTGGCAGCCCGGCGTAACAGCCGATAGCATTGTTGCCCGCACCATCAGGCAGGCAGGCAACGGATCAATGATATTGTTGCACGATGCCGGCGGCGACACCCGCGAAGAAACGGTAAAAGCATTACCTGCTATTATCCATTACTTTAAAACACATGGCTATGAGTTTACCACCATTGCCGATGTGCTTGACAAGACCAAAGATGACCTGATGCCGCCTATAAAAGACGACCATACCGGCATTTTTGGGCCAATGTATGATGTTGCAGTACATGGTTATTATTACTTCAACTGGTTTTTAATATATGTGTTTTTGTCGGCTATATTTCTGGCCATCGGCCGTATTGTTTTAATTGCCATACTGGCGCTCAGGCAAAACAGCGAGAACAAAAAAACAGCAAAACTGCGTGGCAATAATTTGCCCCTGCCGCCTGTTAGTATTATTGTCCCTGCTTATAACGAGGAGGTAAACGCTGTTGCTACTATCCAAAGCTTATTGAAAACAGAGTACCCTGTTTTTGAGATTATTTTTGTTGACGACGGATCTAAAGACAACACTTTCGCGGTAGTATCTGCCGCCTATGAGGGGCATCCGCTGGTTAAAATATTAACTAAACCAAACGGAGGTAAAGCATCGGCATTAAACTTTGGGATAACCCATGCCACAAGCGATTTTGTGGTTTGTATTGATGCCGATACGCAACTTAAAAACGATGCCATTTATCACTTAATGAGCTACTTTACCGATGAGGAAATTGGCGCTGTGGCAGGCACCGTAAAAGTGGGTAACGAAACCAATATCATTACCCGCTGGCAGTCGATAGAATATATCACCGCTCAAAATATGGACCGCCGTGCTTTTGACCTCATCAATAGCATTACGGTTGTGCCGGGTGCCATCGGGGCGTTCCGAAAATCAGCTATCTTCCGGGCCGGGGGCTTTACATATGATACATTGGCCGAGGATTGCGATTTAACCATGCGCATACTTAAACAGGGCTACATTGTAAGAAATTGTGCCGAAGCTATTGCCTATACCGAAGCTCCGGAAACTATCGATATGTTGCTTAAACAACGTTTCCGCTGGAGTTTTGGAGTTATTCAAAGTTTTTGGAAAAACCGCGACGCGCTGTTTAACAAAAAATACAAGTTCTTCGGGATGGTGGGTATGCCTAATATCCTCATCTTCCAGATCATATTACCCCTGTTTTCGCCGCTGGCCGATTTGATGATGATCTTTGCCTTGTTTGGCGAGAAGCCGGAGAAAATGCTCATCTATTATGTGGCCTTTGTGGTTGTCGATTTTATTGTGGGCATCATCGCCTTCCGTATGGAAAAAGAAGATTACAGGAAGCTTGTTTACATTATACCACAACGTTTCTTGTGGAGGCAGCTAATGTATTACGTATTGTTTAAATCGATGCGTAAAGCCCTCAAAGGCGAGTTAAGCGGATGGGGCGTGCTGAAGCGGACGGGTAACGTAAACGTTAAGGGCGGTCAAAAGAAGAATAACTCAGCAATATATATTATTGTTACCTTGCTGATAATTGCTGCAATTGTATTTTGGGTAGTAAAAAAGTGGTACATGTAA
- the ispF gene encoding 2-C-methyl-D-erythritol 2,4-cyclodiphosphate synthase, which yields MGKIKVGFGFDVHQLREQHPFVLGGVNLQHHAGAYGHSDADVLLHAICDALLGAANMRDIGFHFSNTDNRWKGISSLILLQHVVELIKEKGFSIGNIDAMVCLEAPKINPHIPAMKVHIAKAASISEDDISIKATTNEQLGFIGRQEGVVAYAVCLIERE from the coding sequence ATGGGTAAAATTAAAGTAGGGTTTGGTTTTGATGTTCACCAGTTACGTGAGCAGCACCCATTTGTTTTAGGCGGTGTTAATTTACAACACCACGCAGGCGCTTACGGCCACTCGGATGCCGATGTGCTTTTGCATGCCATTTGCGATGCTTTGCTTGGCGCTGCCAACATGCGCGATATAGGTTTTCATTTCTCCAATACAGACAATCGTTGGAAAGGTATCAGCAGCCTTATCCTGCTTCAGCATGTTGTTGAACTTATAAAAGAAAAAGGATTTAGTATTGGTAACATTGATGCCATGGTATGTTTAGAAGCGCCTAAGATTAATCCGCACATCCCGGCTATGAAGGTTCATATAGCCAAAGCGGCATCTATCAGCGAAGATGATATTTCTATAAAAGCTACAACTAATGAGCAGCTTGGCTTTATAGGCCGCCAGGAGGGCGTGGTAGCTTATGCGGTTTGCCTGATTGAAAGAGAGTAA
- the porV gene encoding type IX secretion system outer membrane channel protein PorV: MKFFTFRNITFLSLYLTPFAVMAQTSTDGSTYRGSRVEVPFLNITPDSRSGAMGEAGVAISPDVNANFWNPSKLAFLESNDELSLSYSPWLRHLVPDISLSYLSYAHKIDDRNTLGASLRYFNYGSLQLNDDQSNNQGTYTPNEFSLDVSYARKFGEGFSLGLTGRFIHSSISSVSFATAGSTQTGRAGNAFAADVSMFYKTTYGDDNLFAFGANISNIGTKISYTTNGPKYFLPANLKLGAANTWNLDENNQITVAFDVNKLLTPTPPIKDANGNIISGKNDDVSVPSGIFQSFGDAPGGFSEELKEISLSPGAEYWYNNQFAIRAGYLYENPSKSDRRYITLGFGLKYDIFKFDFSYLAASQQNSPLANTLRFSLSASFGGTSNVSK, encoded by the coding sequence ATGAAGTTTTTTACATTTCGGAATATAACCTTCTTATCATTGTATTTAACGCCATTTGCGGTTATGGCGCAAACAAGTACTGATGGTAGCACATACAGAGGATCGCGTGTTGAGGTGCCTTTTTTGAACATTACCCCCGATTCGCGTTCGGGCGCAATGGGCGAGGCGGGTGTTGCTATTTCGCCTGATGTTAATGCCAATTTCTGGAACCCCTCAAAGCTTGCATTTCTTGAAAGCAATGATGAACTTTCATTGTCTTATTCTCCGTGGCTAAGGCACCTGGTTCCCGATATTAGTTTATCCTATTTAAGCTACGCCCATAAAATAGACGATCGTAATACACTTGGTGCTTCATTGCGTTATTTTAATTACGGCTCGCTTCAATTAAATGACGATCAATCCAATAACCAGGGTACTTATACGCCCAATGAATTTTCGCTTGATGTGAGTTATGCACGCAAGTTTGGCGAAGGTTTTTCTTTGGGCCTAACCGGGCGTTTCATCCATTCGAGTATTTCAAGTGTTTCTTTTGCTACAGCTGGATCAACCCAAACCGGCCGCGCCGGCAATGCTTTTGCTGCCGATGTATCTATGTTTTATAAAACCACTTATGGGGACGATAACCTGTTTGCTTTTGGCGCCAATATATCTAACATCGGTACAAAAATAAGCTATACAACCAACGGGCCTAAATATTTTTTACCTGCCAATTTAAAGCTGGGCGCCGCCAATACCTGGAACCTGGATGAAAACAACCAGATAACGGTTGCTTTTGATGTAAATAAATTATTAACGCCTACGCCGCCTATTAAAGACGCCAATGGTAATATTATAAGCGGTAAAAATGATGATGTATCGGTACCGTCGGGTATTTTTCAATCATTTGGTGACGCACCTGGCGGTTTTAGCGAAGAGCTGAAAGAAATTAGTCTCTCGCCCGGCGCAGAATATTGGTACAATAACCAGTTTGCCATAAGGGCCGGTTATTTATATGAAAACCCAAGCAAAAGCGACAGGCGCTATATCACCCTTGGGTTCGGCCTTAAATATGATATTTTTAAATTCGATTTCTCATACCTGGCAGCCAGCCAGCAAAATAGTCCTTTGGCCAATACCTTGCGTTTTAGTTTGTCGGCAAGTTTTGGCGGAACCTCCAACGTGTCAAAATAA
- a CDS encoding SUMF1/EgtB/PvdO family nonheme iron enzyme gives MKILFTKTALALAAACALVSSCSKPPASQKTGLVYNNKNNGGYERYRQTHPAPGPGLVPIEGGTFVMGGSADQDVTYDYNNVRRRVTVPSFYMDETEVANQDWLDYLHWLSITFPQDRELYYNALPDTLVWRKPLSYNDPYVDNYLRHPAFQDYPVVGVSWDQAQDYCAWRTDRTNENILRETGRLVTWKDQNAKGKKGGGAAAANGSSQPFNTDIYLNGQIKGAGVDGKKMLPNLSPNAAAGTGKNAKAVRPVRMEDGILKQAYRLPSEAEWEYAALALAGNTQFENIDDGKMYSWNGMGVRSAKSKTRGLILANFKRGAGDNMGVGGYLNDKADITAPVRTYPPNDFGLYQMSGNVNEWVQDTYRQTSFEEFEDFNPFRGNQYTNKRLADPSKGLYAKDKYGKPIKDPARSNKKMKYADYLALQQGQDPNTVNSAPAQPAPANGAQAAPGTPANAATTKAAVASLVKDSGKKYDPDFRGEKDTVSTALYGTTSLVNDHSKVYKGGSWNDLAFWMNPATRRFMDEDESSAEVGFRCAMTLVGAPEVYPNGKPHYPVKKPKPFKAK, from the coding sequence ATGAAAATACTTTTTACTAAAACTGCTTTAGCCCTTGCGGCCGCATGTGCATTGGTAAGCAGCTGTAGTAAACCACCGGCATCGCAAAAAACCGGCTTAGTTTATAATAATAAAAATAACGGTGGCTACGAGCGTTACAGGCAAACACACCCCGCACCAGGTCCGGGCCTGGTACCTATTGAAGGTGGTACCTTTGTAATGGGCGGCAGTGCCGACCAGGATGTTACTTATGATTACAACAATGTCAGGCGCAGGGTTACCGTACCATCGTTTTATATGGACGAAACAGAGGTAGCCAACCAGGATTGGCTGGATTATCTGCATTGGTTAAGCATCACTTTCCCGCAAGACCGCGAATTATATTATAATGCTTTACCAGATACCCTGGTTTGGCGTAAACCGCTATCATATAATGATCCTTACGTAGATAACTACCTCCGTCACCCTGCATTCCAGGATTACCCGGTTGTGGGCGTTAGCTGGGATCAGGCACAGGATTATTGCGCATGGCGCACCGATCGTACCAATGAAAATATTTTGCGTGAAACCGGGCGTTTAGTAACCTGGAAAGATCAAAATGCAAAAGGAAAAAAAGGTGGTGGCGCTGCCGCTGCAAACGGGTCATCGCAACCTTTTAATACTGATATCTATCTTAACGGACAGATTAAAGGCGCCGGCGTCGACGGTAAAAAAATGTTGCCTAACTTAAGCCCCAATGCTGCCGCCGGCACAGGCAAAAATGCAAAAGCAGTAAGGCCGGTGCGTATGGAAGATGGTATATTAAAACAAGCTTACCGTTTACCATCAGAAGCCGAGTGGGAATATGCTGCTTTGGCATTGGCCGGCAACACTCAGTTTGAAAATATTGACGACGGGAAAATGTACTCATGGAACGGTATGGGTGTTCGTTCGGCAAAAAGTAAAACCCGTGGTTTGATTTTGGCCAACTTTAAAAGAGGTGCCGGCGATAACATGGGTGTGGGTGGTTACCTGAATGATAAAGCCGACATAACAGCGCCGGTACGTACCTACCCGCCAAATGATTTTGGCCTTTATCAAATGTCAGGTAATGTTAACGAGTGGGTACAGGATACCTACCGCCAAACATCTTTTGAAGAATTTGAAGATTTTAATCCTTTCCGTGGTAACCAGTATACCAACAAACGCTTAGCCGATCCTTCAAAAGGATTATACGCTAAAGACAAATATGGCAAGCCGATTAAAGACCCGGCCAGGTCAAACAAAAAAATGAAATATGCCGATTACCTGGCATTACAACAAGGGCAGGATCCCAACACGGTTAACAGCGCACCTGCACAACCTGCGCCTGCTAACGGCGCCCAGGCAGCTCCTGGTACACCGGCAAATGCGGCTACTACTAAAGCTGCAGTTGCATCATTGGTTAAAGATTCGGGCAAAAAATACGACCCCGATTTCAGAGGCGAAAAAGATACTGTTAGCACTGCGTTATATGGTACAACCTCATTGGTAAATGACCATTCCAAAGTTTATAAAGGTGGCTCATGGAACGACCTTGCTTTTTGGATGAACCCCGCTACCCGCCGCTTTATGGACGAGGACGAGTCAAGCGCCGAAGTCGGTTTCCGTTGCGCGATGACCTTAGTAGGAGCTCCGGAAGTTTATCCTAATGGCAAACCGCACTATCCGGTAAAAAAACCAAAGCCATTTAAGGCTAAATAA
- a CDS encoding RagB/SusD family nutrient uptake outer membrane protein: protein MKKIKYSIIALSTLAMLYNSGCQKQLDIKPQNTVESDQALKTSKDVEGVLIGAYTAAGLRGLYGGRLQATTDFLADDGDFSYFGTFSDYTELNDKKITINNFFVEGVWDNGYNTIGVCNTVLANLNLVISTDKASVEGEARFLRGMTYFDLARAFGRAWNDGSPTTNLAVPLVLTPTTTIPGIQKVKRNTVAEIYAQAIADLKIAEANLPDKSTYASSAAASAVLARIYLTQENYAQAEVEASKIIDGGVYSLIEHFADEFQHPDQATRVFNTAEDIFAIQISNQSGFNALNEVYASSDFAGRGETYINQQHFDRYEAGDDRANEFTTDPFTTKFNNAFGNVVTIRLAEIYLIRAEARIKKAVPDLAGAAADLNKVRNRAGLANTTAITATALFNAIKQERRVELPFEGFRLGDLKRYKETTRSVDGDGNTVDTFNWDSPKLVFPIPKREMDANSNLVQNPGY from the coding sequence ATGAAAAAAATAAAATATTCAATTATAGCATTAAGTACATTAGCAATGCTGTATAACTCTGGCTGCCAAAAGCAGTTAGATATTAAACCGCAAAATACCGTCGAATCTGACCAGGCGCTCAAAACATCAAAAGATGTGGAAGGCGTGCTTATTGGAGCATATACTGCGGCAGGTTTAAGAGGACTATATGGAGGACGATTACAAGCAACTACAGATTTTTTGGCCGATGATGGGGATTTCTCCTATTTCGGAACATTTTCTGACTACACCGAACTCAACGACAAAAAGATTACTATTAACAACTTCTTTGTTGAGGGGGTATGGGACAATGGTTACAACACCATTGGCGTATGTAATACAGTTTTGGCTAACCTAAACCTGGTCATTTCAACAGATAAAGCAAGTGTTGAAGGAGAAGCCAGGTTTTTACGCGGGATGACTTATTTTGATTTGGCCAGGGCTTTTGGCAGAGCCTGGAATGACGGCAGTCCGACAACTAACCTTGCCGTGCCTCTTGTTTTAACACCTACTACAACTATACCAGGGATCCAAAAAGTGAAAAGGAATACAGTAGCCGAAATATATGCGCAGGCTATTGCAGATTTGAAAATTGCTGAGGCAAATCTTCCAGATAAATCAACTTATGCAAGTTCGGCAGCAGCGTCGGCTGTTTTGGCACGTATTTACCTCACCCAGGAAAATTATGCCCAGGCCGAGGTTGAGGCATCTAAAATAATAGATGGGGGTGTGTACAGTCTGATTGAGCATTTTGCCGATGAGTTTCAACATCCGGACCAGGCAACACGCGTATTTAATACTGCCGAGGATATTTTTGCTATTCAAATCTCAAATCAATCGGGTTTTAATGCATTAAACGAGGTTTATGCAAGCTCCGATTTTGCAGGCCGGGGCGAAACTTATATCAATCAACAACACTTTGACCGTTACGAAGCCGGCGACGATAGGGCTAATGAATTTACTACTGATCCCTTCACAACTAAGTTTAATAATGCATTTGGAAACGTTGTAACTATCCGGCTGGCTGAGATTTACCTTATCCGTGCTGAAGCGAGAATTAAGAAAGCCGTTCCCGATCTTGCTGGTGCAGCTGCTGATTTAAATAAGGTTAGAAACAGGGCCGGTTTAGCTAATACCACCGCTATAACAGCTACTGCTTTATTTAATGCCATTAAACAGGAGCGACGTGTTGAACTTCCTTTTGAGGGCTTCAGATTAGGTGATTTGAAACGCTACAAAGAAACCACCCGATCTGTAGATGGTGACGGTAATACTGTAGATACATTCAATTGGGACTCTCCGAAATTGGTATTCCCTATACCGAAACGTGAAATGGACGCCAATTCCAATTTAGTGCAGAACCCAGGTTATTAA